From the Malaclemys terrapin pileata isolate rMalTer1 chromosome 11, rMalTer1.hap1, whole genome shotgun sequence genome, the window tgtctgtggagcagacagaaggtgcctttcggcctgtgatggttcagagtaatttagttgtctcagagttggttctggattcaactaaagcccaggaagggaatggtcctaagtttgcatctgctggggggaatggcaccgtaactaggttgcatccagttagtgtcttagcaaaatcccagagaccagacaattctggtgcttgtattttgcctgttgctcatgtgtggttggagaagggtgtaacaactctgtctgatcagggtgataccctagccagggcacaaggagagcggaaaggtaatttggttgtggtacctacggacagtttaacaacttgtagcaaaaaggaaaaaaatcctaagcttgtgtgtggcaaaggaaaggaaaatgcttCTGACCTTTCATCCAGTGAGTCTATGGGTTCGCctaaaaggggattgtgtagagatctacctgatgggccaaaggtgatcctgaatgtaagtaagacccaggcagagtctgttgttgctcaggaaagtgttcctttagagcaagccctaggtgaagagggtaagggcagaatttctgtgaggggtgaattgctgcttagaaaagctccaggggaaaggaatcctcatagtaatcggtgcaagcagttccctgcaactgaagggtgtgagagtgatttaatcaaggaagtttcagttcctagcagccaaaaattgtctgttgtgaatggatccactgactttccttttaaaagatccagtgtgggtagctttgagaaggtctcagaggaagtaaaagttgttaaggaattgaggcagccctataaccaagtggctgtgtggggccaacttgttggggagacaatggtgttggaacaggaatgtctccattctgattctttaaatgagcagtttgtgcttcagggtttgaggacagatttggttactgatgtgtcagagcagagcagttttatggctaaatgcttgagcatgcgggggagagcaagcaaactctcacccgcagattCTTTAGATTTGTGTGGTATcgctttaagacagagtccagccttggaaatgatagcagttacgaatatgaaactggtggactggctctggtctggggtaccttacttgcctggctgggaaaggaaggactttctaatagctgttagcacagagggcccaccccatcagccatcAGTGCATtttgttaagcaagagaaatcagggtttgattttgcaggacaaggaggaaagagaaaactgaattttgcaaagggaagccacaggttaaccctaaaatgcccaaactccaatggtattgagccaaaggggtggcatgacaaacatgattgtagatggacacttgcaatgaacttgttattgctaaattttgtaatgaatgtgttgctattgccaaaaattgtaaaaatgtacaatgtgcctaatcttttggagaatcccttgaacatgttaaaaggaatacatgagaacacacgttatgttaaaaggccttgttacactggggtttcacagttaatgcctataaacaatatgggaacttttcacaggggaaaagacattccagacctaatgtgctgtatgaaaaggaagactgaggcacactaccatattgctttcatggctgaatgccaagattcctggactatgaagaacattaatatctgcatttattcaatgttaattgggttccaaacatttgcccaaGCTGGTACGGATAAAGTAGCGCCTCAGTGTccccacaggggggagggataactcagtggtttgagcattggcctgctaaacccagggttgtgagttcaatccttgaggggccacttagggatctggggcaaaatcagtacttggtcctgctagtgaaggcagggggctggacttgatgaccttttggggtcccttccagttctaggagatagatatatctccatatatatatgtttttttatttattttcttcaaggccccgtccctgctcactccatcccccctccttctgtaCTTGctctccccactctcactcaATCGCTCATTTTcatcgggctggggcagggggttgggagctccggcttggggtgcgggctctgggctggggccagggatgaggggtgtgacgaagtgggactgttcttaatgtttcctctgaatactgggtgggtgcctcagtttttggccgacactctgtctcctagcaactaatggccaggcccttccccgcagcaaggggatgctaaaggtttgggagaacaaagaggtcaggtgacctcctggctcgggaaagggacaaagcccagagaggacgggctggagggagtttcagtttggagctggctggggacaaggagtgagggcagacgggggtgtctggcttgCGGGAGCCCaggatggacccggctgagggatcTGGTTCTTTGTATCTACCacaccgctgcagcgctgtccagggtcGCTCCGGGAGAGGGGGCAAGCGAGGGTAaacggcatggtaaggggctgggggggttggataaggggcagggagtcccggggacagggaggggggagcgggttggatggggcagaggttctgcggggatggtcaggggacggggaaggggggggttgggtaggcgtgggaaTTCTGGGGGTCTGTcatggtggtggtggatggggtcagggcagtcaggggacagggagcagggtgagttgggtagggggtggggtcctggggatcagttgggggggggtgtcacaggacggagtggtcaggggacaaggagagggtGGAgtttgatgggttgcgggttctgaggggggcagtcgggggcaggacatgggtggggaTCGGATGGGGTCAGGGATGTATTCACCGggtggttccctaccgggtcttcggcggcgggtccttcactcggtccagcactgaaggacctgccgccgaagacccggtagggaactggttcctaagattttggcagctcatcactgggtataaaccctcctgcttcagagcaTGAGCCAACCACTAACTGCCTGGGAAAAGGCAGCAACTTAACCTCAGGGCCTGGTATTTCATAATTGTCTCTTATGTGGGGTTTCACTTTCATTTGAATGATCTGTTACTGGTccctgttagggggcttattccttcaccctcccgttccctggtccttctcgcatgaacagagagcaacaatacccgaagtccaaaggtgcaaacaattcgatgtttattggggtgaacttccagcaagcatgattccagtttccttcctcagtgtcccccttcccagctctgacaccacagagccttgcctgtgtccctgttcccatccccgccccccttagcaaaacaggATTCCAATTCCCCTCTGCATACTTCCTGATACttcctggggtaagtgactgtctgtagtgtgtgtttgtttgtgtttgagggttacttgctgtgtgctgagcttgtgtttgtcagtctgtttgtttgttttggttgtttgaaggaccgtgtgctgtggctggcagttggaagctgtgagcttcaaaggaaggtttgaaagctagaagcctctgctgacagggggctgcagacgggagtttgacagagggaggcttacgatggttcggaggacccgcaacacctgtgccagcactgctactgtctcctccacctgtgcctgtagccagacagagtgcctaagcatggatgcctctacccagatcctggtgtggttttgcaaagactgtaacttgcaatttccacttacggatatccaggctggggggaccatccaatgtgaaaggtgcctgctggtggaatctctcaggcagcaggtgagagagctacaggaggaggtggctaggttgaggagcatccgtatccacgagcaattcctcgacagtgtccatgtggagacagctgaggtagctgtcccagtacacaggactgctgatacaccactggtggaggaggagatggctcagggtggacgctggcagctggttacttctggcagcaggcagtgctccacccttgctccgaaccctcctgccgtggttataggtaaccgttatgctcttcttgatacaggaaagaaggaatcactccctacagtaaaggaggagaagcctcgtacccctaaggctggagagtctgctgccaccactgcgaataggaaacgtagggtagtggtggtcggagactctctgctgagggggacggaggcgcccatctgtcgccctgacatttcatctcgagaggtatgctgcctgccgggggcccgtatccgagacgttacggaggcattgtcgaggattatccggccctctgactactaccccatgctactcatccatgtgggcacaaatgatactgcgcggtgtgacactgagcggatcaagagtgactacagggctctgggagcacgggtgaaggagtttggagcacaggtggtattctcttcaattcttcctgttaaaggtaggggcccgggcagagacagatgcatcatggaggtgaatgcctggctgcgaagatggtgtcaccaggagggctttggcttcctagaccacgggatgctattcgaggaaggactgctaggcagagatggcgttcacctttcgaggagagggaagaccctattcggacacagactggctaacctagtgaggagggctttaaactaggttcgacggggacaggtgagcaaagcccacaggtaagtggggaacatggagaccggggaaatgagtcggaaacaagagggagtgtgggctatattggcagagagaaaggagagtcaggaaaaaactgggaggaaagatcaaaccagtattttagatgcctatatacaaatgcgagaagtatggggaataagcaggaagaactggaagtgctaataaataaatacaactatgacattgttggcatcactgaaacttggtgggataatacacatgattggaatgttggtgtggatgggtacagcttgctcaggaaggatagacaggggaaaaagggaggaggtgttgccttatatattaaaaatgtacacacttggacagaggtagagatggacataggagacggaagtgttgagagtctctgggttaggcttaaaggggcaaaaaacaagggagatgtcatgctaggcgtctactacaggccacctaaccaggtggaagaggtggatgaggcttttttcaagcaactaacaaaatcatccaaagcccaagacttggtggtgatgggggacttcaactatccggatatatgttgggaaaataacacagcggggaacagactatccaacaaattcttggactgcattggagacaactttttatttcagaaggttgaaaaagctactaggggggaagctgttctagacttgattttaacaaatagggaggaactcgttgagaatgtgaaagtagaaggcagcctgggtgaaagtgatcatgaaatcatagactttgcaattctaaggaagggtagaagggagaacagcaaaatagagacaatggatttcaggaaggcagattttgggaagctcagagagctgataggtaaggtcccatgggaatcaagactgaggggaaaaacaactgaggagagttggcagtttttcaaagggacactattaagggcccaaaagcaagctattccgctggttaggaaagatagaaaatgtggcaaaagaccaccttggcttaaccacgagatcttgcacgatctaaaaaataaaaaggagtcatataaaaaatggaaactaggacagattacaaaggatgaatataggcaaacaacacaggaatgcaggggcaagattagaaaggcaaaggcacaaaatgagctcaaactagctacgggaataaaaggaaacaagaagactttttatcaatacattagaagcaagaggaagaccaaagacagggtaggcccactgcttagtgaagagggagaaacagtaacaggaaacttggaaatggcagagatgcttaatgacttctttgtttcggtcttcaccgagaagtctgaaggaatgcctaacatagtgaatgctaatgggaagggggtaggtttagcggataaaataaaaaaagaacaagttaaaaatcacttagaaaagttagatgcctgcaagtcacccgggcctgatgaaatgcatcctagaatactcaaggagctaatagaggaggtatctgagcctctagctattatctttggaaagtcatgggagacgggagagattccagaagactggaaaagggcaaatatagtgcccatctataaaaagggaactaaaaacaacccaggtaactacagaccagttagtttaacttctgtgccagggaagataatggagcaagtaattaaggaaatcatctgccaacacttggaaggtggtaaggtgatagggaatagccagcatggatttgtgaagaacaaatcatgtcaaaccaatctgatagctttctttgataggataacgagccttgtggataagggtgaagcggtggatgtggtatacctagactttagtaaggcatttgatacggtctcgcatgatattcttatcgataaactaggcaaatacaaattagatggggctactataaggtgggtgcataactggctggataatcgtactcagagagttgttattaatggttcccaatcctgctggaaaggcgtaacgagtggggtaccgcaggggtctgttttgggaccggctctgttcaatatcttcatcaacgacttagatattggcatagaaagtacgcttattaagtttgcggatgataccaaactgggagggattgcaactactttggaggacagggtcataattcaaaatgatctggacaaattggagaaatggtctgagttaaacaggatgaagtttaacaaagacaaatgcaaagtgctccacttaggaaggaaaaatcaatttcacacatacagaatgggaaaagactgtctaggaaggagtacggcagaaagggatctaggggttatagtggaccacaagctaaatatgagtcaacagtgtgatgctgttgcaaacaaagcaaacatgattctgggatgcattaacaggtgtgttgtgagcaagacacgagaagtcattcttccgctctactctgctctggttaggcctcagctggagtattgtgtccagttctgggcgccgcattttaaaaaagatgtggagaaactggaaagggtccaaagaagagcaacaagaatgattaaaggtcttgagaacatgacctatgaaggaaggctgaaagaattgggtttgtttagtttggaaaagagaagactgagaggggacatgatagcagttttcaggtatataaaagggtgtcataaggaggagggagagaacttgttcaccttagcctctaaggatagaaccagaaacaatgggtttaaactgcagcaagggaggtctagattggacattaggaaaaagttcctaactgtcagggtggttaaacactggaacaaattgcctagggaggttgtggaatctccgtctctggagatatttaagggtaggttagataaatgtctactagggatggtctaggcagtatttggtcctgccatgcgggcaggggactggactcgatgacctctcgaggtcccttccagtcctagaatctatgaatctatgaatctatgaatctatgattgactgcagactatatagtaaaacttgagttctgcttagctataccttaacccaGGGGTTGGTAACCTTTCCGAAGTGGTGTGCCGACTCTTcagttattcactctaatttaaggtttcacgtgccggtaatacattttaacgtttttagaaggtctctttgtataagtctataatatataactaaactattgttgtatgtaaagtaaataaggtttttaaaatgtttaagaagcttcatttaaaattaaattaaaatgcagagccccccggaccggtggccaggacccaggcactgtgagtgccgctgaaaatcatctcgtgtgccaccttcggcacgtgtgccataggttgcctacccctgccttaaccaatcattttactgataTTTAACTatccaatcctaacatattgtaacatgtatctaaccaattatatcccaccaccttaactggtttacacccaacaaaattaattatacagcagacagaaacaatcacagaaccagacagagattatacagacaaacaataggaaaattgggactacagtgatagaacaacaaagaaatgaggatttcacacctCAGCTATTgagaagtgagttcttgccagacaggatgctatcagactaaggccttggctacacttacccgtTAGTTCAACGGCTggaaatcgaacttctgggttcgacttattgcgtctagtctggacgcgataagtcgaacccggaagtgctcgccgtcgactgcggtactccagctcggggagaggagtaccgcggagtcgatgggggagcctgcctgccgtgtgtggaccaaggtaagttcgaactaaggtacttcgaacttcagctacgttattcacgtagctgaagttgcataccttagttcgaattaggggggtagtgtagaccaagcctaagttttctttaaatcttttaggctcttccctttctctggaggggATAGATCAgatcaccttcctaacagccccagattgccttattttaAATGTGACgggtttggaatgtgaggatgtgaccggttgcttcccagtttatggctgcccctgctgcttagccgaaggccttagcctaggaacagggcctcagactgtcacagtacgagaaggccctttcacagacagacagtgattttaattctctttttcttttatacctctttaactagctaagtgataagaatacacctacattcttaaagtataggcctttacagacaggcctgaatatctatatcctaataGTCCCCATTGGAGACAGAATACCATCTACTGCACATGTaccattgatctgatccagtgtggcaattcctaCGGTCCTAAGTTAAATTCTGGGTGTTTATCCAAATAAAACCTACTGAGGTTCACCCGTCACCAACGCATACCCATCACCAAGGACCAAACTCAGCCCTGGTATAAGTGGATgcagctcccatggaagtcaatgggagccggTCAAGACTGCCCAAGAAGGTGCAAGAGCAGGGATTTTAGACCTGGagactaatttttttatttttcctcccttttctgTCAGTTTTCCAGGAAGGAAGAAGATCAATGAAGTGGTGCAGCCATTATTGAGAGCAAGAGACAAATTGCAGAGACACTTCCCTGAGCTTCAGAAAATTGCAGATGATATTGACGAGGTCCACAGAATAGCGACAATAGCAAACATTACTGGAGGGACAGTGGGAATTGCCGGGGGGATAACGGCCATTGCAGGCCTCTGTCTCGCTCCTGTTACATTTGGAGGATCTCTGAGTCTCTCTCTTGCAGGGCTTGCGGTTTCTACAGCAGGGGGACTGACCAGTGCAGTCGCAACCACCATAGATATGGTGGCAAGTAAATTAAAGAAGGAGACAGTAGAGAAACTCTTACAGGAGTGTCAGACTGAGCTGAGAAAGATCATAAAGGCTATACAATGCTTGGAAAGTTATGGAGACATTGCTTTTATGTTTCCAGTTGCACAgataggggcaggggcaggacgaGCTGCTCTTAACATCCCCAAAATGGTCAAAGCTGGTCAGCTCCTGGCTAATGTTAGTCAAGTTGCAAAATTTGCAGGAACTGCTACCCGCATTCTAACAGGTGTCACAGTGGCATTAGATATTTTCTTTTTAGCAAAGGATTCTGTGGAACTCCACAATGGCGCAAAAACGGAGCTGGCAGCTAAAATCCGAGAAGCAGTCAATGAAATGGAGCAAGTGATTGGCCAAGTCAATGAAATGGAGCAAGTGATTCACCAAGTCAATGAAATGTACAAGGCACTAACTGCAGATAAACAAGAGtgaatttggggcaaaaataaATGGCTCAGTTCTGTAAGATGCTGAATGTCCATCCCCACGGCCTTCCCCAGGGACTGGAAGGATTCAGCACCCCACGTCATCCTGCTCTTACGCCTAGCGAGAGTGATGTTCCTACAGAATATCCCCACTCTTTATTTATTCACATTCATGATTATTACATTTTACACATATTAAAACCAGTCCTAAAATTAGTCACTGAATTTCTTAGTAACAGCCGTAGTTAAAGACTTTTCCCACAATTAAAATGGTAACAGGGGTGGATAGTGCAAGCTAGAAGTTCCAGCTTGCTTCCTAACCTCAGTCTGTGCCCAGCCCAGCactgttgttttgtttctttctaacCAATTgtgattttttccatttttggttTCAGCCCAGAAGATAATTTTGGAAAATTTGAGAAGTTTGGATCAGCTATTTGAGTTCAATATGTATTAAGAAAACCACAAACAGCCCCATACGCTTCTCCTCTAAAACAGCTGAATCCATTCTGttcaaacttggcttgctttGTAGATCTCATTGAGATTTAACCACCAGGTTTGAAGAAAGTGAGTTATACAGTCTTAACATTATGATCTTTTAATATTGTTCATAATGTTCTATTCCTTTAAGAGGAAAATTCAATTCCATGCAGTCGACTCACTGAGTGGATTTTCAGACAGAATTTAGGCTGAAATCCTGTCTGTTGTGCCTGACTGTTAAAGAGATCAGGTGATGTCTCTCATGAGCGGATGTTGCCCAATGTCATTGTACAGAGTTTCTCTACTATTGTGCAGTGTCCTGAGGGCCAGCTGGCTGTTGCCCTTGAACCAGGCCACTGCAGTTCAATGGTTCTGTATTTAAAGAACGTAAACGGCTTCATATGAACATCAATATCACTGTAACTCCACTCAGTGAGGAACTGTTGACCCTGGATGGCTgctttagggcttgatccagcacCAATCACTCTGGtccagtgacatcaatgggaccACACGGATGCTAAAAATTAAACACacacttaagtgttttgctggatcaggatcagagcactcagcactttgcaggattgagccgtCCCTCAAGGAAATTGATTTATCCTGATAATAGCACAACCTCCAATTAAAGGAAATTAATTTACCTTGTTGCCAAGTAGATGGAGTTTAAAAAGGAAGCAATAGTGTGAAATTCCACGATCTGGTCTTTTCATATGCCAGTTGCCAAATAAAGACTTGATCTGAAGCACATGGGTTGGTTTTTAAGCCTCAATGAGCTTTATAAATGAGTCGGATACCGTGTGATTTAGGAGTCCCCGGCTTTCTTCCTCTAACTGCACCTTGTTCGTTAGGTGCAATGAGACACTGTGTTACTGGAGGCACAGTGTCTGTCTGTCAGAAGAGGTAAAACCATTCTGTCTCCGGGTGGCTAGGAGACACTATTCCATCCTGGTGGATGATGACCTGGTCTTAGTAGTACAGGACTGTGTCACCTCTCAGATGGATACAGCAATACAGCcatccttagaggtgtttaaggcccggcttgacaaagccctggctgggatgatttagttgggaattggtcctgctttgagcagggggttggactagatacctcctgaggtcccttccaatcctgatattctattaatCTGGCATATGTGGCCATGAGGCCATCAGCGCTTAGGAAATTCTACCTAGTCCACTGCAGCACgtctcctcagcaacactggCTACTGCAGGCACATCACACCTCTCCTCCATTCCCTACACCAGCTTCCCAAAGAAGGTCAAATCAagtttgtggaagcagagaaagaactgacaggaagggggttgcaatgcatgacagtttgttagcaagagtcaggctaactgtaaccctaataacgcaagatttgtagaagcgaggaatgtgtgaggcgagtgggaaagaactgtgtgagaagttgttgcgaccttgtgtagataatgtgtagataatatggaatgtagactaagagtctacattagtgagaaaaacaagatatcagaatgacctatatataaatatatatataaacaaaatgcagctgttgctcattattgtctgtaacaaaaggtataaatgcttgctgtaattgtttacctgttgagagacctgtttagctctctccctctatgcaattgatagagagaaaataaagtatctgacttgctgtacccaaacaaaaagtgagaactctgttattctccgacaagtTCAAGCTCTTGGTCCTTATATTCCAAGTGTtccacagcctgagcccaagaTGTCTAAAGTAGCCTAAAGCTCCAGGACGAAGACCGTGATTGACAgctttgctcctctggcacaatggaactccctgccacacagGTAACACGTAtcctgcaggagacagag encodes:
- the LOC128845664 gene encoding uncharacterized protein LOC128845664, which translates into the protein MSCQEIFVSIITPTGIMCDIVKASYSSSNYTPLPKERTQIAEAAKRKAIEILRDALKKKDRVLMEKPQELVFGDSGDPKFWMERYAILTEELVQCLISELEAVKFKEDLTRENTYAYVYPKSGDKTMYLCPQFWKASTDLGEGSQPGLLFHEASHFLGTDDITYSKESISVACRGKLAKLKVGSESSVPDLNSLAKAILNANNIEYEFEITLNHKGRYKNGKYTCCGEKAVNSVCERAVPDEFLTCDFQGSFPGRKKINEVVQPLLRARDKLQRHFPELQKIADDIDEVHRIATIANITGGTVGIAGGITAIAGLCLAPVTFGGSLSLSLAGLAVSTAGGLTSAVATTIDMVASKLKKETVEKLLQECQTELRKIIKAIQCLESYGDIAFMFPVAQIGAGAGRAALNIPKMVKAGQLLANVSQVAKFAGTATRILTGVTVALDIFFLAKDSVELHNGAKTELAAKIREAVNEMEQVIGQVNEMEQVIHQVNEMYKALTADKQE